A window of Holophagales bacterium contains these coding sequences:
- a CDS encoding LysR family transcriptional regulator yields MARDELAVLAAFAVVAEELSFTKAAHRLGLSRSAVSHAIRSLEERLGLRLLARTTRTVAPTEAGERLLAHVRPALEEIEAALAEAGRLRARRAGVVRLVAPPMAIAMALWPKVAKFVRDNPEVVLDITTEGENRPDLVAGRFDAGIHLGEFVQRDMVAVRISGEQRAAVVGAPAYFDSHPRPKTPRDLTAHSCISHRLGVSGPVYRWEFEKRGRPVVVSVSGPLVVTDPVFTLRAALDGLGLAYLLEEDAADLLGRGDLVRVLEDWCPPFDGYFLYYPSRRHQPPALQALVEALRV; encoded by the coding sequence ATAGCCCGTGACGAGCTCGCGGTCCTCGCCGCCTTCGCGGTGGTGGCCGAGGAGCTCAGCTTCACGAAGGCGGCCCACCGGCTCGGTCTCAGCCGGTCGGCCGTGAGCCACGCGATTCGGTCCCTCGAGGAGCGACTGGGCCTGAGACTCCTCGCCCGGACGACGCGCACGGTCGCGCCCACGGAGGCGGGCGAGCGTTTGCTGGCGCACGTGCGCCCCGCGCTCGAAGAGATCGAGGCCGCGCTCGCCGAGGCCGGCCGGCTGCGTGCGAGGCGGGCCGGCGTCGTCCGGCTGGTCGCGCCGCCGATGGCGATCGCGATGGCCCTCTGGCCGAAGGTCGCGAAGTTCGTTCGAGACAACCCCGAGGTGGTCCTCGACATCACGACCGAAGGAGAGAACCGCCCCGACCTCGTCGCAGGGCGTTTCGACGCCGGCATCCACCTCGGGGAGTTCGTCCAGAGGGACATGGTCGCCGTCCGGATCAGCGGGGAGCAGCGCGCGGCCGTCGTCGGCGCGCCGGCGTACTTCGACTCGCATCCCCGGCCGAAGACGCCGCGCGACCTGACGGCGCACAGCTGCATCTCCCACCGCCTGGGGGTCAGCGGCCCCGTCTACCGGTGGGAGTTCGAGAAGCGCGGCCGGCCCGTCGTCGTCTCCGTTTCAGGACCTCTCGTCGTCACCGACCCCGTGTTCACCCTGCGCGCCGCGCTCGACGGCCTGGGACTGGCCTACCTGCTCGAGGAGGACGCCGCCGACCTCCTCGGGCGGGGCGACCTCGTGCGCGTGCTCGAGGACTGGTGTCCGCCGTTCGACGGTTACTTCCTCTACTACCCGAGCCGGCGCCATCAGCCTCCGGCCCTTCAGGCGCTCGTCGAGGCGCTCCGCGTCTGA
- a CDS encoding EamA family transporter: MDHPSATPAKPDASSNVFLFFLASFIWGTTWLAIKFQLGVVAPEVSVAWRFALASLLLVGWCLLRGVSLRFTARDHARLALLGFLLFGLNYVLVYRAEQHLASGLVAVVFSFLVFWNLIGARLFFGTPTPPAVALGAVIGVAGVALLFWPEVTSLRGGAGQAGGLWLALVATFFASAGNLYSQRLFATGLAVAPSIAFAMGYASLSVLAWCAVTGIPFAFDARPGYVLSLAYLALFGSVVAFMAFLTLLKRIGAGRSGYTAAVIPLIAMLASTAFEGYRWSAAPVAGMLLVLGGTVLVLRAKERVVRDPVPFSDERRAR, translated from the coding sequence ATGGACCACCCCTCCGCGACGCCGGCGAAGCCAGACGCCTCGTCCAACGTCTTCCTCTTCTTCCTCGCCTCGTTCATCTGGGGAACGACCTGGCTCGCCATCAAGTTCCAGCTTGGCGTCGTGGCTCCCGAGGTCTCCGTGGCGTGGCGGTTCGCCCTCGCCTCTCTCCTCCTCGTCGGGTGGTGCCTCCTGCGCGGCGTCTCGCTCCGGTTCACGGCGCGCGACCACGCCCGCCTCGCGCTCCTCGGGTTCCTCCTCTTCGGGCTGAACTACGTCCTCGTCTACCGCGCCGAGCAGCACCTCGCCTCCGGACTCGTGGCGGTCGTCTTCTCCTTCCTCGTCTTCTGGAACCTGATCGGCGCCCGGCTCTTCTTCGGAACGCCGACGCCGCCGGCCGTCGCCCTCGGCGCAGTGATCGGCGTGGCAGGCGTCGCGCTCCTCTTCTGGCCGGAGGTGACGAGCCTCCGTGGGGGCGCCGGTCAGGCGGGCGGACTCTGGCTCGCCCTCGTCGCGACCTTCTTCGCCTCGGCCGGGAACCTCTACTCGCAGCGGCTCTTCGCAACCGGCCTGGCCGTCGCCCCGTCGATCGCGTTCGCGATGGGCTACGCCTCCCTCTCGGTATTGGCCTGGTGCGCGGTGACCGGTATCCCCTTCGCGTTTGACGCGAGGCCTGGATACGTCCTCTCCCTCGCCTACCTCGCGCTCTTCGGGTCGGTCGTCGCCTTCATGGCCTTCCTCACGCTCCTCAAGCGGATCGGCGCGGGGCGGTCCGGCTACACCGCCGCCGTGATTCCGCTGATCGCGATGCTGGCGTCCACCGCGTTCGAGGGATACCGCTGGTCGGCGGCGCCCGTCGCCGGCATGCTCCTCGTCCTCGGCGGCACCGTGCTCGTCCTCCGGGCGAAGGAGCGGGTGGTCCGCGATCCCGTTCCATTCTCCGACGAACGACGGGCGCGCTGA
- a CDS encoding metallophosphoesterase yields the protein MPVRVLFLSDTHLGLDLPSRPRVERRRRGDDLFESFERALAPALSGEAGIVVHGGDLFYRSRIPAWLAERVFSRLAQLADLGLDVFWVPGNHERSGVPRGLLLTHPRIRAFDRPRTFVVRRDGLDLALSGFPFAPDVRTSFPALLAATGHADAVADVRLLCFHQAVEGAKVGPVGFTFRNGADVVRGRDVPAGFAAVLSGHIHRAQVLTHDLAARPLASPVLFAGSTDRTSFAERNEPKGTLLLELERDGRGGTATWEFRELPVRPMVDLELDPDDDAASFEARLRAALSRLDPASLVRLRLSREPSPAVAELLGAKALRRAAPPTMTVSVAWRDAFERNVRDDPAADRSRPRA from the coding sequence ATGCCGGTCCGGGTCCTTTTCCTCTCCGACACGCACCTCGGCCTCGACCTTCCGTCGCGGCCCCGTGTCGAAAGGCGCCGCCGCGGCGACGACCTCTTCGAGAGCTTCGAGCGGGCGCTCGCACCGGCATTGAGCGGCGAGGCCGGCATCGTCGTCCACGGCGGCGACCTCTTCTACCGGAGCCGGATTCCGGCCTGGCTCGCGGAGAGAGTCTTCTCGCGGCTCGCCCAGCTCGCCGATCTCGGGTTGGACGTCTTCTGGGTCCCCGGGAACCACGAGCGGTCCGGAGTGCCGCGCGGCCTGCTCCTGACGCATCCGCGGATCCGCGCCTTCGACCGCCCCAGGACGTTCGTCGTCCGGCGGGACGGCCTCGACCTCGCGCTCTCCGGTTTCCCTTTCGCTCCCGACGTGCGGACGAGCTTTCCCGCACTCCTCGCGGCTACGGGGCACGCGGACGCCGTGGCCGACGTCCGCCTCCTCTGCTTCCACCAGGCCGTCGAAGGGGCAAAGGTCGGGCCGGTCGGATTCACCTTTCGCAACGGGGCCGACGTCGTTCGCGGCCGGGACGTCCCGGCGGGCTTTGCGGCCGTCCTCTCCGGGCACATCCACCGCGCGCAGGTCCTCACCCACGACCTCGCAGCGCGCCCTCTCGCCTCGCCCGTCCTCTTCGCCGGGTCGACGGACCGGACCTCCTTCGCCGAGCGGAACGAGCCGAAGGGAACGCTTCTCCTCGAGCTCGAACGAGATGGCCGTGGCGGTACCGCGACCTGGGAGTTTCGCGAGCTCCCGGTCCGGCCGATGGTCGACCTCGAGCTCGACCCGGACGACGACGCCGCGTCGTTCGAGGCTCGCCTCCGTGCCGCGCTCTCGCGCCTCGACCCGGCGTCTCTCGTCCGGCTCCGCCTCTCGCGCGAGCCCTCCCCCGCCGTCGCCGAGCTCCTCGGCGCGAAAGCCCTTCGTCGCGCCGCGCCACCCACGATGACCGTCTCGGTCGCCTGGCGAGACGCATTCGAACGAAACGTCCGCGACGATCCAGCGGCGGATAGATCGCGTCCTCGGGCGTAA
- a CDS encoding DNA alkylation repair protein, which translates to MTLDEALGKLEALGSEKMRAQNRKRGAGESQFGVLLGDIRKLAAAIKTDHALALALWETGNIDARLLATLVIEPRKLSGGEMDRMVRSVGFAQLADWLSSYVLKEHPEKEALRQAWMADDDPWAARAGWGLTAGRIARSPEGLDVPALLARIESEMGGAASEVQWTMNATLAAIGIHFPALRKRAIAIGETLGIYRDYPVSKGCTSPFAPIWINEMVRRQG; encoded by the coding sequence ATGACCCTCGACGAAGCGCTCGGCAAGCTCGAGGCGCTCGGCAGCGAAAAGATGCGAGCGCAGAACAGGAAGAGGGGCGCCGGCGAGAGTCAGTTCGGCGTTCTGCTCGGTGATATCCGAAAGCTCGCCGCCGCGATCAAGACCGATCACGCGCTGGCCCTCGCGCTCTGGGAGACGGGAAACATCGACGCCCGGCTCCTGGCCACCCTCGTGATCGAGCCACGGAAGCTGTCTGGCGGCGAGATGGATCGGATGGTGCGGTCCGTCGGGTTCGCGCAGCTGGCAGACTGGCTCAGCTCCTATGTCCTCAAGGAGCATCCCGAGAAGGAGGCCTTGCGCCAGGCGTGGATGGCCGACGACGATCCCTGGGCCGCCCGCGCCGGATGGGGACTGACCGCCGGACGCATCGCCAGGAGTCCGGAAGGGCTCGACGTGCCGGCCCTCCTGGCGCGCATCGAGTCCGAGATGGGAGGCGCCGCTTCGGAAGTCCAGTGGACGATGAACGCCACCCTGGCGGCGATAGGGATTCACTTTCCCGCGCTCCGCAAACGCGCCATCGCGATCGGCGAAACCCTGGGAATCTACCGCGACTATCCGGTCTCCAAGGGCTGTACCTCACCCTTCGCCCCGATCTGGATCAACGAGATGGTGCGGCGGCAGGGGTGA
- a CDS encoding transcriptional repressor — protein sequence MTHQRLEIFRELAGTEEHPDAETIFRAVQLRMPTVSLDTVYRTLWMLHDLGLVTTLGPRGDGVRFDANLDRHHHFSCVRCGLVRDFESAELDGLRVPDSIKRLGSVVEAHVEVRGLCAACQRGQETSKDKRQPGTRGG from the coding sequence ATCACCCACCAGCGGCTCGAGATCTTCCGGGAGCTGGCGGGGACGGAGGAGCACCCCGACGCGGAAACCATCTTCCGCGCCGTCCAGCTGAGGATGCCGACCGTGTCGCTCGACACGGTCTACCGCACGCTCTGGATGCTCCACGACCTCGGGCTCGTCACGACGCTCGGGCCGCGAGGCGACGGCGTGAGGTTCGACGCGAACCTCGACCGGCACCACCACTTCTCCTGCGTGCGCTGCGGGCTGGTGCGCGACTTCGAGAGCGCCGAGCTCGACGGCCTCCGCGTCCCCGACTCCATCAAGCGGCTCGGCAGCGTCGTGGAAGCGCACGTCGAGGTGCGCGGGCTCTGTGCGGCCTGCCAGCGCGGCCAGGAAACGTCGAAAGACAAACGCCAACCCGGAACCCGAGGAGGATGA
- the katG gene encoding catalase/peroxidase HPI: MSESGKCPFTGASSHPVAGRGTTNRDWWPNQLNLGILHQHAPASNPMGPGFDYAEEFGKLDLAALKKDLYALMTDSKEWWPADWGHYGGLFIRMTWHSAGTYRISDGRGGGGTGNQRFAPVNSWPDNGNLDKARRLLWPVKQKYGNQISWADLIILAGNCALESMGFQTFGFGGGRADIWQPEEDINWGREKTWLGDERYSGDRELENPLAAVQMGLIYVNPEGPNGKPDPVASGRDVRETFARMAMNDEETVALVAGGHTFGKAHGAGDPKLVGPEPEAAPIEEQGLGWKNALGTGKGVHTTTSGIEGAWKPNPTKWDMGYFDMLFGYEWELVKSPAGAWQWLAKDVKPEHMIPDAHDPSKTHRPMMTTADLSLRFDPIYEPISRRFHADPQAFADAFARAWFKLTHRDLGPKVRYLGPEVPAEDLIWQDPVPAVDHPLVDAKDVAALKAKVLASGLPVAELVATAWASASTFRGSDMRGGANGARIRLAPQKDWEANEPAQLAKVLGVLEGIRKEFNNAQAGGKKISLADLIVLAGGAAVEAAAKAAGHAVEVPFTPGRTDATPEQTDVESFAVLEPIADGFRNYQRKGLGAPAEEMLVDKAQLLTLSAPEMTVLVGGLRVLGANVGRSPHGVFTKRAGALTNDFFVNLLDMGTTWKVTSEAGETFEGRDRTTGELRWTGTRVDLVFGSNSQLRALAEVYAQDDAKEKFVRDFVAAWNKVMNLDRFDIG; encoded by the coding sequence ATGAGCGAAAGCGGCAAGTGCCCGTTCACAGGTGCTTCCAGCCACCCCGTTGCCGGCCGCGGCACGACGAACCGCGACTGGTGGCCCAACCAGCTGAACCTGGGGATCCTCCACCAGCATGCCCCCGCGTCGAACCCGATGGGCCCCGGCTTCGACTACGCCGAGGAGTTCGGCAAGCTCGACCTGGCGGCCCTGAAGAAGGACCTCTACGCCCTCATGACCGATTCGAAGGAGTGGTGGCCGGCCGACTGGGGCCACTACGGGGGCCTTTTCATCCGGATGACCTGGCACAGCGCGGGCACCTACCGCATCTCGGACGGGCGCGGTGGCGGCGGCACCGGCAACCAGCGCTTCGCGCCGGTCAACAGCTGGCCCGACAACGGCAACCTCGACAAGGCGCGACGCCTCCTCTGGCCCGTCAAGCAGAAGTACGGCAACCAGATCTCCTGGGCCGACCTGATCATCCTCGCCGGCAACTGCGCTCTCGAGTCGATGGGCTTCCAGACGTTCGGCTTCGGCGGCGGCCGCGCGGACATCTGGCAGCCCGAGGAGGACATCAACTGGGGCCGGGAGAAGACCTGGCTCGGCGACGAGCGCTACAGCGGCGATCGCGAACTCGAGAACCCGCTGGCCGCCGTGCAGATGGGCCTGATCTACGTGAACCCCGAGGGCCCCAACGGCAAGCCCGACCCCGTGGCCTCGGGCCGCGACGTGCGCGAGACCTTCGCCCGCATGGCGATGAACGACGAGGAGACCGTCGCCCTCGTGGCCGGCGGCCACACGTTCGGCAAGGCGCACGGCGCGGGCGACCCGAAGCTCGTCGGTCCGGAGCCCGAGGCGGCCCCGATCGAGGAGCAGGGCCTCGGCTGGAAGAACGCGCTCGGGACCGGCAAGGGCGTCCACACGACGACGAGCGGCATCGAGGGCGCCTGGAAGCCGAACCCGACGAAGTGGGACATGGGCTACTTCGACATGCTGTTCGGCTACGAGTGGGAGCTCGTCAAGAGCCCCGCCGGCGCGTGGCAGTGGCTGGCAAAGGACGTCAAGCCGGAACACATGATTCCCGACGCCCACGACCCGTCGAAGACGCACCGGCCCATGATGACGACGGCCGACCTGTCGCTGCGCTTCGACCCGATCTACGAGCCGATCTCGCGCCGCTTCCACGCGGACCCGCAGGCGTTCGCCGACGCGTTCGCCCGGGCCTGGTTCAAGCTGACGCACCGCGACCTGGGGCCGAAGGTCCGCTACCTCGGCCCGGAGGTCCCGGCCGAGGATTTGATCTGGCAGGACCCGGTCCCCGCCGTCGACCACCCGCTCGTCGACGCGAAGGACGTCGCCGCGCTGAAGGCGAAGGTCCTCGCCTCCGGCCTGCCGGTGGCCGAGCTCGTCGCCACGGCCTGGGCTTCGGCCTCGACCTTCCGCGGCTCGGACATGCGCGGCGGCGCCAACGGCGCGCGGATCCGCCTCGCGCCGCAGAAGGACTGGGAGGCCAACGAGCCGGCGCAGCTTGCGAAGGTGCTGGGCGTTCTCGAAGGGATCCGGAAAGAGTTCAACAATGCCCAGGCGGGCGGAAAGAAGATCTCCCTGGCCGACCTGATCGTCCTCGCCGGCGGCGCGGCCGTCGAGGCGGCGGCGAAGGCCGCGGGGCACGCCGTCGAGGTCCCCTTCACGCCGGGCCGCACCGACGCCACGCCCGAGCAGACCGACGTGGAGTCGTTCGCGGTCCTCGAGCCGATCGCCGACGGCTTCCGCAACTACCAGAGGAAGGGGCTCGGAGCGCCGGCCGAGGAGATGCTCGTCGACAAGGCGCAGCTCCTGACGCTGAGCGCGCCGGAGATGACGGTCCTCGTCGGCGGCCTGCGCGTGCTCGGCGCCAACGTGGGCCGCTCGCCGCACGGCGTCTTCACGAAGCGGGCCGGGGCCCTGACGAACGACTTCTTCGTCAACCTGCTCGACATGGGGACCACGTGGAAGGTGACGTCCGAGGCAGGGGAGACCTTCGAAGGGCGCGACCGCACGACGGGCGAGCTCCGGTGGACCGGCACCCGCGTGGACCTCGTCTTCGGCTCGAACTCGCAGCTGCGCGCCCTCGCCGAGGTCTACGCGCAGGACGACGCGAAGGAGAAGTTCGTGCGCGACTTCGTGGCGGCCTGGAACAAGGTCATGAACCTGGACCGCTTCGACATCGGCTGA
- a CDS encoding aldehyde dehydrogenase family protein: protein MATTQKTASILSGLGIEERNLGGFAGEWIGSGKAQAVVSPVDGELLATVVNVTKDEFDTILARCHGAFAGWRTVPAPKRGEVVKAIGDELRLHKDALARLVSLEMGKTLREGLGEVQEMIDICDFAVGLSRQLYGLTMPSERRRHRLQEQWHPLGVVGVITAFNFPVAVWSWNAALALVCGDTVLWKPSSKTPLTALAVTHLAQRVLERHGFDPAICSLAIGRGSDIGDLINTDPRVALVSYTGSVPGGRHVGKLVQERFGRLILELGGNNAVIVSEKGDLEIALKAIYFGAIGTSGQRCTSTRRVIVHASIYETFVERLKALYEATTIGDPLDDEHLMGPLVDGSAVVTMLQAIETAKGQGARVACGGERLDLPGGCYVTPCLVEVAGNLPIVQEETFAPVVYVMPYRTLEEAIALQNGVPQGLSSAIITNDFVESEIFLSVEGSDCGIANVNTGTSGAEIGGAFGGEKETGGGRESGSDAWKAYMRRQTNALNFSGRIELAQGIELEL from the coding sequence ATGGCCACGACGCAGAAGACGGCGAGCATCCTTTCCGGACTGGGAATCGAAGAGCGGAACCTCGGCGGCTTCGCGGGCGAGTGGATCGGCAGCGGCAAGGCCCAGGCGGTGGTCTCCCCGGTGGACGGCGAGCTCCTGGCCACGGTGGTGAACGTCACGAAGGACGAGTTCGACACGATTCTCGCCCGCTGCCACGGTGCCTTCGCCGGCTGGCGGACGGTCCCGGCTCCCAAGCGGGGCGAGGTGGTCAAGGCGATCGGCGACGAGCTGCGGCTCCACAAGGACGCCCTCGCCCGGCTCGTCTCCCTCGAGATGGGCAAGACGCTCCGCGAGGGCCTCGGCGAGGTCCAGGAGATGATCGACATCTGCGACTTCGCCGTCGGCCTCAGCCGGCAGCTCTACGGGCTGACCATGCCCAGCGAGCGGCGCCGGCACCGGCTCCAGGAGCAGTGGCACCCGCTGGGCGTCGTCGGCGTCATCACCGCGTTCAACTTCCCCGTCGCCGTCTGGAGCTGGAACGCCGCGCTCGCGCTCGTCTGCGGCGACACCGTGCTCTGGAAGCCCTCCAGCAAGACACCCCTCACCGCCCTCGCCGTCACGCACCTCGCGCAGCGCGTGCTCGAGCGGCACGGCTTCGACCCGGCCATCTGCAGCCTGGCGATCGGGAGGGGGAGCGACATCGGCGACCTGATCAACACCGACCCCCGGGTGGCGCTCGTCTCCTACACCGGCTCCGTGCCCGGCGGCCGTCACGTGGGCAAGCTCGTGCAGGAACGCTTCGGCCGCCTGATCCTCGAGCTGGGCGGCAACAACGCGGTGATCGTGAGCGAGAAGGGCGACCTCGAGATCGCCCTCAAGGCCATCTACTTCGGCGCCATCGGAACATCCGGCCAGCGCTGCACGTCGACGCGGCGGGTCATCGTGCACGCGTCGATCTACGAGACCTTCGTGGAGCGCCTGAAGGCGCTCTACGAGGCGACGACGATCGGCGACCCGCTCGACGACGAGCACCTCATGGGGCCCCTGGTGGACGGCTCGGCCGTGGTGACCATGCTGCAGGCCATCGAGACGGCGAAGGGCCAGGGCGCGCGCGTGGCCTGCGGCGGCGAGAGGCTGGACCTCCCCGGTGGCTGCTACGTGACGCCGTGCCTGGTGGAGGTGGCGGGCAACCTGCCCATCGTCCAGGAGGAGACCTTCGCCCCTGTGGTCTACGTCATGCCGTACCGGACCCTGGAGGAGGCGATCGCGCTGCAGAACGGGGTGCCCCAGGGCCTCTCCAGCGCCATCATCACGAACGACTTCGTCGAGAGCGAGATCTTCCTTTCCGTCGAGGGGAGCGACTGCGGGATCGCGAACGTCAACACCGGAACGAGCGGCGCCGAGATCGGCGGGGCGTTCGGGGGCGAGAAGGAGACCGGGGGCGGGCGCGAGAGCGGCTCCGACGCCTGGAAGGCCTACATGCGCCGCCAGACGAACGCCCTGAACTTCAGCGGCCGGATCGAGCTGGCGCAGGGGATCGAGCTGGAGCTCTGA
- a CDS encoding ParA family protein: MRKRRLLAISALKGGVGKTTTAVNLAAACARAGRRVLLVDVDPQGCVGSSIGLGGDVGLDAWLVGEAAFEDVVARENRPNLDVVVAGARLLAAEDQLREKGKEKRRHRLERRLGDLDGEDYDVVLLDCPPSASLLLENAWFAAHELILPAKLEPLSLPALERTKRFVAAIDADRPKPLRIDGVLPTFYDLRTRVSDETLDAIRERFTKILSPIRINAALAEAPRTGKTIYELDPSARGAVDYALLAEDLGLV, encoded by the coding sequence ATGCGAAAAAGACGGCTCCTCGCGATCTCCGCCCTCAAGGGCGGCGTGGGAAAGACGACCACGGCCGTCAACCTGGCGGCCGCCTGCGCGCGGGCCGGGCGCAGGGTACTGCTCGTGGACGTCGACCCGCAGGGGTGCGTGGGCTCTTCGATCGGGCTCGGCGGCGACGTGGGCCTCGACGCCTGGCTCGTCGGTGAGGCGGCGTTCGAGGACGTCGTCGCGCGAGAGAACCGGCCGAACCTCGACGTGGTCGTGGCGGGAGCCCGGCTCCTGGCCGCGGAGGACCAGCTGCGCGAGAAGGGGAAGGAAAAGCGGCGTCACAGGCTCGAGCGGCGCCTCGGGGACCTCGACGGGGAGGACTACGACGTCGTCCTCCTCGACTGCCCTCCCTCCGCCTCGCTCCTCCTCGAGAACGCCTGGTTCGCCGCCCACGAGCTCATCCTGCCTGCCAAGCTCGAGCCGCTCTCGCTGCCCGCCCTCGAGCGCACGAAGCGGTTCGTGGCGGCAATCGACGCGGACCGGCCGAAGCCGCTGCGGATCGACGGCGTCCTGCCGACCTTCTACGACCTGAGGACCCGCGTGTCGGACGAGACGCTCGACGCGATCCGCGAGAGATTCACGAAGATCCTGTCCCCCATCCGGATCAACGCGGCGCTCGCCGAAGCACCCCGGACGGGAAAGACGATCTACGAGCTCGACCCCTCCGCGCGGGGCGCGGTCGACTACGCGCTCCTCGCCGAGGATCTCGGCCTCGTCTGA
- a CDS encoding aldo/keto reductase produces the protein MQKRVLGRNGLEVSALGLGCMGMSFSYGPPRNRQDMTSLLHAAVDRGVTFFDTAEVYGPYTNEELVGEALAPFRGRVAIATKFGFKLGEAGGPWAGLDSRPEHIREVAEASLGRLRVETIDLFYQHRVDPQVPIEDVAGAVKELIQQGKVRHFGLSEAGVGTIRRAHAVQPVTALQSEYSLWWREPEVDVLPTLEELGIGFVPYSPLGRGFLTGRMDEKTEFAATDFRSGLPRFKPEAMKANRGLVDLLAAIGSVRGATPAQIALAWLLGQKPWIVPIPGTTKLNRLEENLGATQIELTAEDLRQIDTAAAEIPVHGARYPEHLQKLVGR, from the coding sequence GTGCAGAAACGCGTGCTCGGCAGGAACGGACTCGAAGTCTCCGCCCTCGGCCTCGGCTGCATGGGGATGAGCTTCTCGTACGGCCCGCCCCGGAACAGGCAGGACATGACCTCGCTCCTCCACGCGGCCGTCGATCGCGGCGTCACCTTCTTCGACACCGCCGAGGTCTACGGCCCGTACACGAACGAAGAGCTCGTGGGGGAAGCCCTCGCTCCCTTCCGCGGGCGGGTGGCCATCGCCACGAAGTTCGGATTCAAGCTGGGCGAGGCGGGAGGGCCGTGGGCGGGCCTCGACAGCCGGCCGGAGCACATCCGGGAGGTCGCGGAGGCCTCGCTCGGGCGGCTCAGGGTCGAGACGATCGACCTCTTCTACCAGCACCGCGTCGACCCCCAGGTCCCGATCGAAGACGTCGCCGGGGCCGTCAAGGAGCTGATCCAGCAGGGCAAGGTCAGGCATTTCGGCCTCTCCGAAGCCGGCGTGGGGACGATCCGCCGCGCGCACGCGGTCCAGCCCGTCACCGCGCTCCAGAGCGAGTACTCGCTCTGGTGGAGGGAGCCCGAGGTCGACGTGCTGCCGACCCTCGAGGAGCTCGGGATCGGATTCGTTCCCTACAGCCCGCTCGGCAGGGGGTTCCTCACCGGAAGGATGGACGAGAAGACCGAGTTCGCCGCCACCGACTTTCGCAGCGGGCTCCCCCGCTTCAAGCCCGAAGCCATGAAGGCGAACCGGGGCCTCGTCGACCTGCTCGCCGCCATCGGGTCGGTCCGGGGGGCGACCCCCGCCCAGATCGCGCTCGCCTGGCTGCTCGGGCAGAAGCCCTGGATCGTGCCGATCCCGGGGACCACGAAGCTGAACCGCCTGGAAGAGAACCTCGGAGCGACCCAGATCGAGCTGACGGCCGAGGACCTCCGCCAGATCGACACGGCCGCCGCGGAGATCCCGGTGCACGGAGCCCGGTACCCCGAACACCTTCAGAAGCTCGTCGGTCGCTGA